The sequence ACtataagactttgatttatacaacactttgtacaaacctaTTTCAACTTAGGATTTATCtcttgcctaattgaaactcttagcacactctcgattgtaggcCGCAACCTCACAATCCGCATAATGTTTAATGTCTTTTATaccaagactacaaacacaatctttaatgtctttgtgtgaatACTCGCCcaactaaactttgaagctcaactattatgtatatgtgtgagaATTTAATCATTTGCTATGAATTTATCTCTCAAATGTAGCTTCACACATTGTGCTTGTTCTCATTCTAGCTCATTTCTTCATGTAGGTtgctcatgctttgaatccccttcTAAACTGGTCAACTGGTCCGTTTTGCTCCTCTGCTtaactgaatcagctcaactgaACATTCAATTTTACTCAACTGAACCAAACTAATGATGTATGCCGAAATCAGTCCTGCTGGTTTCAGTCTGCATTGAACTTGTATTTTTGtcatcatttatcagcatcttatactctgattcagacttttactttgaatatgatttgtagattATCATTTTAGCTTCataacgcatactgaatcgtttCATTTGGATAACCGAGCAGATCcggatgaccaaaataccgcaactgttCATGCTCTGCTGATTGCTgatttcgtgcaatcagtttggtTTTGCAACCGTAAGTTTGCCcagataacatccgatttaaCCCAACTAGTGTGAAATATGAATTGTCCCAAATTGTGTTTTGTGTTCAGTCAGGCTGACGGCTGGTCATTATCATTGAGCTGGGATATATCACTGAAAGACCGAAGCTTGTCAGATTTTCAATTTGGCTAAATTCGAGTTTCAGCTTTCATATTAagttaataacttcacacttgagtaaagatgtaagaaatacaataacaagttttgttatcatcaaaatcaagattgattGTGTTTCTCAACCCAAAAAAAATGATGTGTTCTCTTTGCAAACACAGTGAGTAGTTgtacatcataaaatattatagtataattcttttcatttttccCGTGGttatcattaaataaaatatttattcaactTCTATtgctattattttaaattagaatattacatatattaatttagtATTAAAGTCAAACTTAAATTTAGTAAACTAGACAAAATCGAATTTCACGGTTTGGGTTGGTTATGGATAATTTAGGGTTTTGTTTGAAATTATGTAAAACCAATAAAATATTggttagtttaaaattttatctaaaacaaaatcaaactatAGAAAACTCATACTCAAACATGTTCGGATCATTTTTCGAGTCGAACTTTAGTCCAAATTACTTTGTTTGATTGCTTGTGAGTCACTTGcgaactttaaaattttattaatggcaaaaacttgtgtgagacggtctcacgggttgtattttgtgagacggatctcttatttggatcatctttgaaaatgtattactttttatcctaagagtattacttttcgttgtgaatatcggtaggattgacccgtcttacagataaagattcgtgaaaccgtctcacaaaagacctactttttattaatatcatataattatatattaaataaacatatgTTGGGTCTTTATTTTCTAAAAGCTCGCAAACTTATTCGAATGTTTCGAGTCGAACTCAAACTTGAGCCTTCGTTAgagcaaaaaatattaaattttcgaatttcgaatcaaactcgagctcaaatATCTCTCATTCAAACCAAATTCAAGCTTTTTCAAACTTTTAACATTTTCTTCATATTTAGATCGTTTTGGTTTGTTTCAGATCGATTCAGTTTGTTTCCATACTTGACGTGGATgacattgaatttttttagtataGAGGAAAGGTTTTCCATATCTTTTACATACATGCATAGTACGTTGATCTTATCGTGCAAATAAATCTCTTCAACAACATCCTGAGgctatcaaaaaaatttaagcatTCAACTCTTCACTGTTAATTTTAAGTAGTAGGTTTAAAAGAATGACGAGTTTGAAACTTTATTGTTCAAGAGATGATCACCTGGTGCAACACCCTTCACGCAGTAATTCGAGATCTactttttggtaaaaaaaaagatCGACGAAGTCCAAACCGGAGAAAACTACTGAGGTACCTGAACTTGTTGAATTTTACACTAGTTATCTTATGATTGTTTTATCCCTTCGAAGAATTCTTGGAAAATATGATTAGACAGTGATATGTTTCCGCGATGTCACTTGCTTTCCATTACTGGGAGATATACGCCCTCTGCTGCTAACCAAACATTATCAGCACGCTTCTCTCGGACACCACAGACCTACAGATGACATGCAACTCAATCGTCATTAGAGATACTGGGTTCAGTAGATTGCTTTGAAACTTTATTCAGTGGTCCTCCACTGGAAAACCGGCTGGTGAAAATTATTGCTACCATTTGATTCTTACCTCTTGCTGACCACCAGCTATACGGGTATATTTCTTGTCATGACTGTGCAGGTATCCACCGGTGTCTACATGACGAAGTCTTACTCTTTGATCTTGCCTCCAAGTCTTCCCACTTCCCTCAATTTCAAGACTAAAGCACGATAaagcaaaaaaatcaaaaagatCAGCACGTCTCACAAAGAACACCAAATGATGAAATGATGGAGATTAATAACAAAAAAACTCACCTCCAGTAATCGCCGGTATCTGACTCACCCTCAGTGCCAAAGCAGCTGACCTGAATGTTTTGCTTATATGAGTCTATAATATTACGGCAATGCATACAAaccagattttttttaatataaaaccaGATCTGACAATATTAAACTGGCAGAAAGTATCCTATTAAAAGGAGCTATAAATACTTTTACCAGTTGAGGAAGGAGCACACGATTATCTAGCAATACTGCCTGTAAGGTCAGATTTTGTCCTGCTGTCCTTAGTTATTATTTGATTAGGCAGCACAATCGAGACTACCATTTTCTGCATCAATAAGTTCAAAAGGCAGTACTGTGTTCTTTTTCTGTATGAGTTCACCACATACAGCAGCATTGATATGGGGCCGCACTACATGCACTAAATTCAGTGGCCAGAATTTCTTCCTTTATGCACACATCATAAATATGGCCTACGACATTCTTGATGATACTCACAATAAGATGAGAAGGGAGAATCTCTCGATTGTTGTTTAAACCAGTTTATTCCAAAGTCGTATGCTTTAACCCATCCTTGGTAAAAAGCTTCATAATTCGGACAATAAAAATGACAAACTCAAATTCAAACTTTATAACAGAAATCCCATGACTAAGCCAGTCTCAAAGTAATGAGACTCAAATTCAAGATGCGAAGAAGACTGCGTAAGATAATTATTGGCTGCTTCATTTTCTACAACATTATGCACAAGCACTAGTGAGAAAAAAACATACTCTATGCAGTTACAGAGCTCCAAATTCTAGCAAACAATATAGAGCTCAAGCACGCGTATGTGATGTATGTGACTTGTTGAAGTGAGGAGTGCTTACATATAATAAACAAGAATCTAAATATCAGAAATATTTTTCACCGCATATCATATAATGTGTGATTTACACACCTGTTAATCAACAATAAAACAAAGATTCATCAGCTTATACACTAACTTAAATTACTATGATCTTGAATTTCACAATAGAATCACTGTGGTCCCTACAGCTAAGGCCCACTTAATGGATGCCTGGAGCATTTAAAGCGCACCAAGGCTCATGCTTTACAGCCAAGGCATGCGCTAAACTGAAAAGCTAAGCCTCGGCCTAAGTCTAGGCCCAAATGAGGAGCCTCACTGCTTGAGGTAAGGTGCAACCCTTTTGGGCTTTTAAGAACTATGAACAAATCTTAGGAAAACACATGTATACCGACCTCTAAATTGCCGGAAATGGGGGATGCGTGCAAGTGGCTGTGCAACCATTTCCTAGTCCTCATGTGTTGCAGCCTTAAAAGGCTCCCAATTTTGATCATGTCACCTTGTTTTGCATTGGAATCTGGTGCAGGCCTCACAATCTTCATAGTAAAACGACTCCAattaaaacatgcataaatattaataaatacataGGTAAacacatattaaattatatgaatAGCACGCAACATACCCAGTAGCTGTTAGAATCATCAACATTGGGGAAACCAGTAACAGATTGCTGCCCACTACCAGACCCATAAGGTACATCATGAGAATGCAGCCGAAATTTTGTTCTCTCGTGCATAAGCTTTATGACTGAGCCGTAGGTAATCTACAAACAGTTAGAGAAATTCACAAAGCCATGAAAAGAACTATAGAAACCCAAAATAGACATATCACTAACCGATCAAATAACCAAAACATTTTATGGATCAAATCAACGATGCATTGCACAAATGCTAATCATAAATTTGGGAAGAAATTGTCAACCAATTAGCTGGTATAGTAGTTGAGCTAGTAATGGATCCCCAAGATAAAAGGAGGATGATGAGAAAAATCGCACAAAATGAACATGGGAAAactaaatttgaaattgaacTGAGGTTGtacatttaaaattataaaattttaactatctactattactattattttaacTGAGGAACAAACGCCGAAACAAGACTTATATCCCGACTCCACGTCTCCAATTCGTGCCCAAAGTCCCGACAATGAACGAACTACATCATCCCACGATTAACTATTCCATGAGCAGGTAATTTATAAACAACCTACGCACATATATCGACATTATCACGAAAACGAGATCACTTACCTGAACCCCTTCGGAAGCCGCGGAAACAGGAGCGGACGCGTAGTCGAAGTCGAGCGTGAAGTACACGAAAATCGCCAGTGCAAAAAACGAACAAGCCATGACCAGCAACAGCGCTACAAACCAATACCTCAGCCAAAAGGGCAGGTTATCGGAATCAGACGGCGGTTTAGCGGACTCTCTGTATACTATTCTGGTCGGATCCGTAACGGAGGACGTTGCCGCGGGTTTCCTGCGAGTGAGGTTCTGTTGGCCGGATGGAGCCACGGTTGGATCCTATAAACGACGTCGGAGTCCAATCGAGATGGCTTCCAATAACAGATTTGACTGTTTATCGAAAGTATGTTGGCATTCGACTCGACGTGTCCACGTCCAATGTTCTGTTTCCACGTGGCAAGGCCCTGACGTGGTAGTTTCAATAAGTTAATCGTACGCGTCCATTCGACTCCACGTGGCCGCATCCAATTCTTCGTAggatttaattttcaaataattcatcTAATTATTATTGACACCATGTCAGTTGATTTATGTGGTCGCATGGCttctaattatttaagtttggtctgtttataatatatattattgctGTATTTTGTGTGATCATAACGTACCTAAAACTCATAAGAAATTTTTACACTATGTTAGGTGGATtgtagacatacaataatcgaAAAAAATTGATGGAGATACATCTGAGATGAAGTGGATACGTACAAAGACGGAAAACAGAAGCTGCAATTAGGAGATGCGAGATCATGATTTTATGTGTTGTATTTTTGTCTGATCGTAACGTACTCAAATTAATAAACAAAGAAGGAGACCAAAAGAAATTTAGATACGAATAATCAAACATGATATGCATTATCTAAATAtagattataatataatataagatATAACACAATTAAATAGGATGATTCCTATAATCGACCCTATATACTTACTAGGATAAAGACTTATGTGTCGTTAAACGAATGTTTGAACTCGTGTAAAATGTGTTGTTATGAGATTGATTGTTGGGATATTATACAATACTAAGTCTGGTCGTGAGTTTCGATTCTTACAAGATGATACTCAACCATGAGCTTGACATTGGTGAGATTTCTGCCTTGTTTGGATCGAGTAGCCATTCAAATCGATTTGGTTCAGCGTTTAACATTTTCCTTCACCTTATATATCGTGTTAGCTGGTGGTGTGATAGGCAAATATTTTTCGACCAAAATTACATCaaccaataaaataaataagaaatgaAATTAAGAATTGTGGTACATTGCTGCACGAGGTGTCGGTCCATCCTACTTGAAGTCCGcactcattttattttatttaaaaaataattttaaaaaataaaatggggaagaaaaaaaaaaccaaaataaactatatatataGTAGTTAAGctttatcaaatcaaacttcATCATGTTCTTCTCATCTTTCAAATGTTTATACTTACTAATTTTTAtcgttaattatataaaataacatacCATGTATCGCAAAAGTGAAAATACTAGTGTAATTTATACATGGGATCGGACTAAATCCAATAAAATCTCATAAAtgagggaaaaaaaaacaagttggAACACCAAGCTAAAAGTAGGAATTCTCTccataatgataataaatacTCAAGTATGGTGTAGGGAAACTTAAGTCATTAATAGTGATTTCACCTGCGTTATCGAATCTAACGCAACTATGattaggggtgttcaaacttcagATAAAACCGAAcactgaatcgaaccgaaaaccgaattttATAATTGAGATATAACTGtcaaaaccgaaatttatttggttcggttttgaataatatttagttgattgttgtttatgtaattcatttagactttatatttaaatattttactaagaaatcatgtaaaaagataacatattataatttacaatatatttatcttattaatttaaataattatatcaaaaccGTAATTACCGAACCATTTCGATAGAAATCCAAACCGAActgaagaaaaatggttcggatatcggattatatatttgtaaaaccgaaaatcgaaataaaaaaccgaaaaccgaaccgaaccgaccgatgaacacccctaacTAGGATATCTCTACCTCTATTCCAACCAATTCTTCGGAGGCATTCCTTGGGAACTTTCCTACCTCAGGAAACTTAAGGACTTCGATTCCCTCACAAATCTATCTTTCATAGGGAACCAGCATCTCTGTGGGCCTGTTCCAAAATGCAACTGATAACGGTCTGTTGCTGTATCAAAAGTCAGCGTTCACGAGTCGTCATTTGATGTGATCCTCAAAGGGCTTTAATGCTTGCTTATCAACTGGAAGAAATCAATATCATGATAAAGGGAAGCGTTGTTTGCAGGAtctgtttaaaaaaataaga comes from Primulina huaijiensis isolate GDHJ02 chromosome 5, ASM1229523v2, whole genome shotgun sequence and encodes:
- the LOC140976498 gene encoding stromal cell-derived factor 2-like protein, whose protein sequence is MACSFFALAIFVYFTLDFDYASAPVSAASEGVQITYGSVIKLMHERTKFRLHSHDVPYGSGSGQQSVTGFPNVDDSNSYWIVRPAPDSNAKQGDMIKIGSLLRLQHMRTRKWLHSHLHASPISGNLEVSCFGTEGESDTGDYWSLEIEGSGKTWRQDQRVRLRHVDTGGYLHSHDKKYTRIAGGQQEVCGVREKRADNVWLAAEGVYLPVMESK